One Phaseolus vulgaris cultivar G19833 chromosome 2, P. vulgaris v2.0, whole genome shotgun sequence DNA window includes the following coding sequences:
- the LOC137810839 gene encoding uncharacterized protein yields MVLHLAYLPNLDFYSNKARVPTKQTMAASTSPNFSTSLDKNTHKTKFPSSAGKKILHNKVGFSFSVPFNKSVGVKSFGTAKYDEVVVDDELEKIRRLQNGSDVRGVALEGEKGRKVDLTPPAVEAISESFGEWVINGLEAERGYPLENVRVSLGRDPRITGSKLSVAVFAGLSRAGCMVFDMGLATTPACFMSTILSPFAYDASIMMTASHLPYTRNGLKFFTKRGGLTSTEVEEICDKAARKYANRMTKVSTLLSVLPTKVDFMSTYAMHLREIITERINHPLYYDTPLQGFQIIVNAGNGSGGFFTWDVLDKLGADTFGSLHLTPDGMFPNHIPNPEDKTAMALTRAAVLENSADLGVVFDTDVDRSGVVDNKGNPINGDKLIALMSAIVLREHPGSTIVTDARTSMALTRFITDRGGNHCLYRVGYRNVIDKGVQLDSGGVETHLMMETSGHGALKENHFLDDGAYMVVKIIIEMVRMKLAGSNEGIGSLIKDLEEPYESVELRINIVSEPRHAKAKGSEAIQTFRNYIEEGRLRGWELDSCGDCWVSEGCLVDTNDDPAPIDAQMYRAKVSNDRHGQHGWVHMRQSIHNPNIAVNLQSSVPGGCLSMARAFRDEFLKASGVHTFLDITQVDKFAEKGSMA; encoded by the exons ATGGTACTGCATTTAGCTTATCTCCCAAATCTTGATTTTTATTCAAACAAAGCAAGAGTGCCAACAAAACAAACAATGGCTGCTTCTACTTCTCCAAACTTCTCAACATCTTTGGACAAGAACACTCACAAAACAAAGTTTCCTTCTTCAGCAGGGAAGAAAATACTGCATAACAAAGTTGGGTTCTCATTTTCTGTGCCATTCAATAAATCGGTAGGTGTGAAATCCTTTGGCACTGCGAAGTATGATGAAGTTGTGGTGGATGACGAGTTGGAAAAGATTAGGAGGCTTCAGAATGGTTCAGATGTTAGAGGAGTGGCATTGGAAGGTGAGAAAGGTAGAAAAGTTGACCTCACTCCACCTGCTGTTGAGGCAATATCAGAGAGTTTTGGGGAGTGGGTTATCAATGGTTTAGAGGCAGAACGAGGATACCCTTTAGAGAATGTGAGAGTGTCTCTTGGACGTGACCCTCGAATTACAGGGTCGAAATTGAGTGTTGCAGTCTTTGCAGGTCTTTCTCGAGCTGGTTGCATGGTGTTTGACATGGGACTAGCTACCACACCAGCTTGTTTCATGAGCACAATATTGTCTCCATTTGCCTATGATGCTTCAATCATG ATGACAGCCTCCCACTTGCCTTACACCCGAAatggtctgaaattttttacTAAGAGAGGTGGACTGACTTCAACAGAGGTGGAGGAAATATGTGATAAAGCTGCTCGAAAATATGCAAATAGAATGACCAAAGTGTCTACTTTGCTTAGTGTTCTTCCAACAAAAGTTGATTTTATGAGCACTTATGCAATGCACCTAAGAGAAATCATCACGGAGAGAATCAATCATCCTCTGTATTATGACACTCCACTTCAGGGATTTCAG ATTATAGTTAATGCTGGAAACGGGTCAGGAGGATTCTTCACGTGGGATGTGTTAGACAAACTTGGTGCAGATACCTTTGGCTCTCTGCATCTGACCCCTGATGGGATGTTTCCGAATCACATTCCAAACCCTGAGGACAAAACTGCCATGGCACTCACCAGAGCAGCAGTGTTAGAAAACTCAGCTGATCTTGGAGTAGTTTTCGATACTGATGTGGACAGAAGTGGTGTGGTTGATAACAAAGGGAACCCTATAAATGGTGACAAACTCATTGCTCTCATGTCTGCCATTGTCTTAAGGGAACATCCAGGATCAACTATAGTGACTGATGCTCGTACAAGCATGGCACTCACCAGATTCATAACTGATAGAGGTGGAAACCATTGCCTATACCGTGTAGGATACAGAAATGTCATTGACAAGGGAGTTCAACTTGATAGTGGTGGAGTTGAAACACATCTTATGATGGAAACATCTGGCCATGGTGCTCTCAAAGAAAACCATTTCCTTGATGATG GTGCTTACATGGTGGtgaaaattataattgaaatgGTGCGGATGAAGCTTGCGGGATCAAATGAAGGGATTGGAAGTCTTATAAAAGATCTTGAAGAGCCCTATGAATCAGTAGAGCTTAGGATAAATATTGTCTCTGAACCACGACATGCTAAAGCTAAAGGGTCAGAGGCCATTCAAACATTTAGAAACTACATTGAG GAAGGGAGACTTAGAGGGTGGGAGTTAGACTCATGTGGTGATTGTTGGGTGAGTGAAGGGTGTCTTGTAGATACAAATGACGACCCAGCTCCCATTGATGCTCAAATGTACAG GGCAAAAGTGTCAAACGATAGACATGGACAACATGGTTGGGTTCACATGAGGCAGAGTATTCACAATCCTAACATTGCTGTGAACCTGCAATCATCTGTTCCAGGAGGTTGCTTGTCTATGGCACGAGCTTTTAGAGATGA GTTTCTGAAAGCAAGTGGAGTTCATACATTCCTTGACATTACCCAGGTTGATAAGTTTGCTGAAAAGGGCTCCATGGCCTGA